The Heyndrickxia vini genome contains a region encoding:
- the menC gene encoding o-succinylbenzoate synthase, which produces MRIHEVNIFIIKMPLKTPFSTALETVIEREGMILEVIDEQGAKGYGEVVAFSTPWYTEETVKTCYHMLKDLLIPLVLDKHINHPNDLYMAFNHIRGNHMAKAGLETAIWDVYSKLKSKPLWTMINGVREEVPAGVVVGTENIKNAIEQISSYMENGYERVKVKIKPGKDYQFIKEIRSFCPNLALMADANSSYTLNDIELLKSLDDFNLLMIEQPLAVDDIVEHSILQKELKTPICLDESIITYHDAKSAIQLNSCGVINIKIGRVGGLRNAIAIHDLCRKNDIQVWCGGMIEFGVSRAHNLALSTKEGFTIPGDLSASNRFWEEDIISPQVEVFDGKIKVPNQPGIGFDINFNRLHQVTTYRENINCKHK; this is translated from the coding sequence ATGAGAATTCATGAAGTAAATATTTTCATAATTAAAATGCCTTTAAAAACCCCATTTTCAACTGCCTTAGAAACGGTCATTGAGCGGGAAGGAATGATACTGGAAGTTATTGATGAACAAGGGGCTAAAGGTTATGGGGAAGTTGTCGCTTTCTCAACTCCATGGTATACAGAAGAAACGGTCAAAACTTGTTATCATATGTTAAAGGATCTTCTAATCCCATTAGTTTTAGACAAACATATAAATCATCCAAATGATCTCTATATGGCTTTTAACCATATTAGGGGAAACCATATGGCTAAGGCGGGACTGGAAACAGCTATATGGGACGTATATTCAAAGCTAAAATCAAAACCGCTTTGGACAATGATTAATGGTGTTCGAGAAGAAGTACCAGCTGGCGTTGTCGTTGGAACTGAAAATATAAAAAATGCCATTGAACAAATTTCCTCTTATATGGAAAATGGATATGAACGGGTTAAAGTAAAAATTAAACCTGGGAAGGATTATCAGTTTATTAAAGAAATTCGCTCGTTTTGCCCTAATCTCGCATTAATGGCAGATGCAAATTCTTCTTACACATTAAATGATATTGAATTATTAAAATCACTTGATGATTTTAATTTGTTAATGATTGAGCAACCATTAGCCGTTGATGATATTGTTGAACATTCGATTTTACAAAAAGAATTGAAAACGCCAATTTGTCTGGATGAGAGTATTATTACCTATCATGATGCTAAAAGCGCCATTCAGCTTAATAGTTGTGGTGTCATTAATATTAAAATTGGCCGTGTTGGCGGCTTACGCAATGCCATTGCTATCCATGATCTATGTCGAAAAAATGATATTCAAGTCTGGTGCGGTGGAATGATTGAGTTTGGGGTGTCTAGGGCACATAATTTGGCTCTTTCTACTAAAGAGGGTTTCACCATTCCAGGAGATCTTTCAGCATCAAATCGCTTTTGGGAAGAAGATATCATATCCCCACAAGTAGAAGTGTTCGATGGAAAAATAAAAGTACCGAATCAGCCGGGAATCGGTTTTGATATAAATTTTAACCGGCTCCATCAAGTAACTACCTATCGAGAAAATATAAACTGCAAGCACAAATAA
- a CDS encoding DUF1540 domain-containing protein yields MAKDVLCEVNNCHYWAKGNRCSANEIYVVSHKGDQAKNTEETDCKTFKPEGNW; encoded by the coding sequence ATGGCAAAAGACGTATTATGTGAAGTGAATAATTGTCATTATTGGGCAAAGGGAAATCGTTGTTCCGCAAATGAAATATACGTAGTAAGCCATAAAGGCGATCAAGCAAAAAATACAGAAGAAACTGACTGCAAAACATTTAAACCTGAAGGAAATTGGTAA
- the yidD gene encoding membrane protein insertion efficiency factor YidD, producing MIKFIFIKMIRFYQIVISPLKPPTCRFYPTCSQYGLEAIKRFGAFHGGFLTIKRILKCHPLHPGGFDPVPEKKNHPSK from the coding sequence ATGATAAAATTTATTTTTATTAAAATGATTCGATTTTATCAAATTGTTATATCCCCTCTTAAGCCGCCAACATGCCGATTTTACCCGACATGTTCCCAATACGGACTTGAAGCAATAAAACGATTCGGTGCATTTCATGGGGGCTTTTTAACCATTAAACGAATACTTAAGTGCCATCCCTTGCATCCAGGCGGATTCGATCCTGTACCGGAAAAAAAGAATCATCCATCAAAATAA
- the ytzI gene encoding YtzI protein has translation MYTFILIVSILIIIVIILASALTTSKAYSYKHTIDPIENNPNIKTNNEEENNINKKSN, from the coding sequence TTGTACACATTCATTTTGATTGTATCCATTTTGATCATCATAGTGATTATTCTCGCATCTGCACTAACAACTTCAAAAGCATATTCGTACAAGCATACAATAGATCCAATTGAAAATAATCCTAATATCAAAACAAATAATGAAGAAGAAAATAATATAAACAAAAAGAGCAACTAA
- a CDS encoding Dps family protein, whose translation MEKQVQVQDALNKQVANWTVLYTKLHHFHWYVKGHHFFSLHEKLEELYNKADSVIDEFAERLLAINGKPVSTLKGSLELASIQEAETTSGADEMVKEVVNDFTIIIGELKEGIALADDVKDDVTEDMFISLQEELEKHVWMLNAYLG comes from the coding sequence ATGGAAAAACAAGTACAAGTACAAGATGCATTAAATAAACAGGTAGCAAACTGGACAGTTCTTTATACAAAGCTCCATCATTTTCATTGGTACGTAAAAGGCCATCATTTCTTTTCACTTCATGAAAAACTAGAGGAGTTATACAATAAAGCAGATTCCGTTATTGATGAATTCGCTGAAAGATTACTTGCGATTAACGGCAAACCAGTATCTACACTGAAAGGTTCATTAGAGTTAGCGAGTATACAAGAAGCGGAAACCACTTCTGGCGCTGATGAAATGGTGAAAGAAGTTGTAAATGATTTTACAATCATTATTGGTGAATTAAAAGAAGGAATTGCTTTAGCAGACGATGTAAAAGATGATGTAACAGAAGATATGTTCATTTCACTGCAAGAAGAATTAGAAAAACATGTATGGATGTTAAATGCTTATTTAGGATGA
- a CDS encoding DUF6154 family protein has product MINVRLVDELFEIYQNRLTGDDEDIDIIAYAVLEESDRNDLMKIVEDMNDEEIQYFISLYLIESLKNKFASHTTDLTHRTKSKFLH; this is encoded by the coding sequence ATGATTAACGTGAGACTTGTCGATGAGCTATTTGAAATTTATCAAAATCGTTTGACCGGAGACGATGAGGATATTGATATCATTGCATATGCAGTATTAGAAGAATCAGATCGAAATGATTTAATGAAAATAGTTGAAGATATGAATGATGAGGAAATCCAATACTTTATTAGCCTGTACTTAATCGAAAGCCTAAAAAATAAATTTGCTAGCCATACTACTGATCTAACCCACCGTACGAAATCAAAATTTTTGCATTAA
- a CDS encoding hydrolase: protein MDQQKNTYYINVGSGEISRSSTDSPWNFKIEATDEEITRLRQIFDANYDEEIDGFLRAHVPFMEYHHDRSNDEYDKHMIEVYQMIYELGDQEAKRHIDKIGILRDFTSE, encoded by the coding sequence ATGGATCAGCAAAAAAACACCTATTATATTAATGTCGGCAGCGGGGAAATATCGAGAAGCTCAACTGATTCTCCGTGGAATTTTAAAATAGAAGCTACAGATGAGGAGATTACACGTTTAAGACAGATTTTTGATGCTAATTATGATGAGGAAATAGATGGATTTTTGCGTGCGCATGTTCCTTTTATGGAATATCATCATGATCGCTCGAATGATGAGTATGATAAACACATGATTGAAGTGTATCAAATGATTTACGAATTAGGGGATCAAGAGGCGAAGCGGCATATTGACAAAATCGGTATTTTAAGGGATTTTACATCGGAATAA
- a CDS encoding DUF6612 family protein, translating into MKKLLISLVSVMFLFTLAACSETADPVNSKVKTKKKDSLTLQEVFDKTTDASKNLKSVHMDMDLKQAITSPGQPTPMNINSNMSIDMVLNPLAMYQKMKMNIEGGDAPQNQAMDMESYLTKEGFFLYDPTSKQWMQMPEELSKQILQMPEQQANPAEQLKQLQQFTDDFSFKQDDTQYILNLKASGAKFDQFLKENAKQLMPDGLKENADALNNITFKNVNYEIFIDKKTFNINSLNMTQEMEMVMEDQKMSLKQEMKGTYSNYNKVDEIKVPKEVLDTAQKVN; encoded by the coding sequence ATGAAAAAATTATTGATTAGTCTCGTTTCTGTTATGTTTTTATTTACTTTAGCTGCATGCAGCGAGACTGCCGATCCAGTCAATTCAAAAGTAAAAACTAAAAAGAAGGATAGTCTAACTCTTCAGGAAGTATTTGATAAAACAACTGATGCATCTAAAAATTTAAAAAGTGTGCATATGGATATGGATCTTAAACAAGCAATAACGTCACCGGGTCAACCAACACCAATGAATATTAATTCAAACATGTCAATTGATATGGTGTTGAATCCCTTAGCGATGTATCAAAAAATGAAAATGAATATTGAAGGCGGGGACGCTCCTCAAAACCAAGCAATGGATATGGAGTCATATTTGACAAAAGAAGGTTTCTTTTTATATGACCCAACTTCAAAACAATGGATGCAAATGCCTGAAGAGCTTTCTAAGCAAATATTACAGATGCCTGAACAACAAGCAAACCCAGCAGAACAACTTAAACAATTACAACAATTTACCGATGATTTCTCTTTTAAACAAGACGATACTCAATATATCTTGAATTTGAAAGCATCTGGAGCAAAGTTTGATCAGTTTTTAAAGGAAAATGCCAAACAATTAATGCCGGATGGTCTGAAAGAAAATGCCGATGCGCTTAATAACATTACCTTTAAAAATGTTAACTACGAAATATTTATTGATAAGAAGACATTTAACATTAATTCATTAAACATGACTCAAGAAATGGAAATGGTTATGGAAGACCAAAAAATGAGTTTAAAGCAAGAAATGAAAGGAACATACTCAAACTATAATAAAGTGGACGAAATTAAAGTACCTAAGGAAGTATTAGATACTGCTCAAAAAGTAAATTAA
- a CDS encoding ABC transporter permease — protein MKMTDNTTLFHQQYLHHLKKEKRLVRLYQFIILLAFFTLWEIASRFHWIDPLIFSSPSKIWKLFISKLQDGSLYLHTGVTVYETMLGFILGTLLGAILAGILWWSPKLSKILDPYLVIFNAMPKVAFGPMLIVIFGTGLNSSIAMGIIISVIVTTIVIYTAFRDVDPNYIKVLQTFGASRGQMFKEAILPATFPTIISTLKVNVGLSWVGVIVGEYLVASKGLGYLIIYGFQVFNFTLVMLSLMVVAVIATIMYQLVGLLEKKLVKNDS, from the coding sequence TTGAAAATGACGGATAATACCACACTCTTTCATCAACAATATCTTCATCACTTAAAAAAAGAAAAAAGATTGGTACGTCTATATCAGTTCATTATCTTACTTGCATTTTTCACTTTGTGGGAGATAGCCAGCCGTTTCCATTGGATTGATCCACTGATCTTTAGTTCACCTTCAAAAATATGGAAACTATTTATTAGCAAACTCCAAGACGGCAGTCTATATTTGCATACCGGAGTGACCGTTTATGAAACAATGCTTGGATTCATTCTTGGAACCCTTTTAGGAGCTATATTAGCAGGTATTCTTTGGTGGTCTCCAAAACTCTCAAAAATTCTCGACCCCTATCTCGTTATTTTTAATGCGATGCCAAAAGTAGCATTTGGTCCAATGTTAATTGTTATTTTCGGAACAGGTTTAAATTCCAGTATTGCGATGGGCATCATTATTTCCGTCATCGTGACAACAATCGTCATCTATACGGCATTTCGCGATGTAGATCCAAATTATATAAAAGTTCTACAAACATTTGGTGCCTCGAGGGGCCAAATGTTTAAAGAAGCTATTCTTCCCGCAACATTTCCAACCATTATCTCAACCTTAAAAGTTAATGTCGGATTATCTTGGGTTGGCGTTATCGTTGGTGAATATCTTGTGGCTTCAAAAGGTCTTGGTTATTTAATCATTTACGGCTTTCAAGTATTTAATTTCACTTTAGTAATGCTCTCCTTAATGGTTGTTGCCGTTATTGCCACGATTATGTACCAGTTAGTTGGCCTATTAGAAAAGAAATTAGTAAAAAATGATTCATGA